GTGGTGTGTTGCCGGCTCCCCTGTTCCCCCTGCTCCCGGTACGGCACCATTCCTCCCTGTTCCCAGGGCTGTCGCTGCATGGAGGAGATCGGCGTTCGGGAGGTGCTGGCGGCGGCAGAGTGTCTGTTACGGCCAGATGGAGAGGGTGAGCAGGAGCGGGAAAAGGTTGAGGGTCGCGAAGAGTAGCCGGTCTGAACGCAGGGCGGTCAGTACCGGCAGCAGCAGGACCAGCGGCATGAACCAGAGGGCGCGGCTCGGTGAAATGACGCTGAAAAGCGGCAGGAACAGCGCCGCCGCAGCCAGGGCCGTGACCCAGAGCGGCAGCAGTGGGGCATGGCGGGCTTGCCGGGAGATGTCGCAGATAGGGAGGCGGGCGGTGCGGTATTCATCCCGGTAACGTTGTTGCAGCAGCCAGAAGTGGGGGATCTGCCAGAGGAACATCACGCCGGCCACCAGCAGAATCCGGTGATCGGTGGCGGCGCCGCCGGCCAGGCACCAGCCGATGAGCGGCGGCAGCGCGCCGCAGAGGGCACCCAGGGGGAGTGCCAGGGAGGTCCGTCCTTTGAGGGGAGTGTAGACCGCCAGATACCAGACAAGGGCGCCACCGGCAAGCAGCAGTGGAACAGCGCTGTCCAGGCAACCCAGCCAGAGCAGGCCGGCGCAGATTAGCAGACCGCCGGCTCCGGCCGCCGTGCCGGGGGAGAGATCGCCGCCGGCAACGGGACGCCGGCGCGTCCGTTCCATCAGGCGGTCCCGTTCCCGCTCCATGACTTGGTTCAGCGCGGAACCGCCGGCGGCCAGGAGAGCGGTGCCGCCGAAGGCAGTCCAGGCCGCTGCCGCTTCAACGGCGGCGGGGTAGAGCAGGTACCCCCCCAGGGCGGCCACCCCGTTCATCAATGCCAGCCGCCAACGCAGCAAGAGCAGGAACGACGTCGTCACTTCAGTCCCTCTATCCAGGTTATCAGTGCATTCAGTTCAGCTTCGGAGAGATCGGGGTAGGCCGGCATCACCGGCTGGAACCCGTCCACAACGGTGGCGCCGGGCTCCTTGATCGACTCCTTCAGAAAAGCGGCGTCCGCCGTCACGCGCACTGTTTTTCCGCCCTTGTGTACCGTGACCTGGGAGCCGGACAATCCCTTCAGCGTCGGTCCGACCCCGGGGCTGCCGTCAAGGGAGTGGCAACCCAGGCACCCCTTTTCCTGCGCCAGCGCCGCGGCATCGATCGCCTGCGGTGCGGCACCTCCGCGCCGCAGGTAGTCAATAATCTGCTTCAGTTCTTCTTCAGGCAGTTGGTAGGGAGGCATGGCGGGAGCGAAGCCCTTGACCACGTCGGTGTTGGGGGCACTGATTGATGTTCGCAGGTACGCTTCGTCCACAATAATGTTCCGTTCAATGCCGTTGCTCAGTACCGCCGTCGTTCTGCCCCAGATCCCCTTGAAACTGGGGCCGATCTTGGGGGAACCGTCGGTGGAGTGACAGCCGAGACAGCCGTGTTGCTCCAGCAGCGCCAGACCGGGATGGGGGCCGCCTCCCTTGGTTCCTTCCTTCAGCCAGGCGGCAAACTCGGCTTCCGGCAGCGCTTCCACGGTGGTGATCATGGCAGAATGGCCGGTACCGCAGTAGGAGGAACAGAAAATATCGTAGGAGCCGGGCTTGGGGGCGGAAAACCAGACATGGTTGGTCATGCCCGGCACGATATCACGCTTGACCCGGAAGGCCGGGATGTAGAAGCCGTGCAACACGTCCACGGAGGTCAGGTTGACCTTCACCGGCCGTCCCACCGGCACGTAGAGCTTGGCACTGCTGCGGCCGCCGGTGTAGGCGAAATTCCAGGACCACATCCGGGCCGTGGCGTTCACCTCCAGCGCCCCCGGCGGTACGTTGCGCAGGGCCAGGTAGCCGGCCCAGCCGTAGTAGAACATGGCCAGCACCAGCAGGGTGGGCAGCAGGGTCCA
The window above is part of the Trichlorobacter ammonificans genome. Proteins encoded here:
- the coxB gene encoding cytochrome c oxidase subunit II; the protein is MKTTYLTTNEAIDPVFIFIFGASLVLLLGITAVMVWFVVRYRRSRAPQPTSDADGNLWLEIVWTLLPTLLVLAMFYYGWAGYLALRNVPPGALEVNATARMWSWNFAYTGGRSSAKLYVPVGRPVKVNLTSVDVLHGFYIPAFRVKRDIVPGMTNHVWFSAPKPGSYDIFCSSYCGTGHSAMITTVEALPEAEFAAWLKEGTKGGGPHPGLALLEQHGCLGCHSTDGSPKIGPSFKGIWGRTTAVLSNGIERNIIVDEAYLRTSISAPNTDVVKGFAPAMPPYQLPEEELKQIIDYLRRGGAAPQAIDAAALAQEKGCLGCHSLDGSPGVGPTLKGLSGSQVTVHKGGKTVRVTADAAFLKESIKEPGATVVDGFQPVMPAYPDLSEAELNALITWIEGLK
- a CDS encoding protoheme IX farnesyltransferase, with the protein product MNGVAALGGYLLYPAAVEAAAAWTAFGGTALLAAGGSALNQVMERERDRLMERTRRRPVAGGDLSPGTAAGAGGLLICAGLLWLGCLDSAVPLLLAGGALVWYLAVYTPLKGRTSLALPLGALCGALPPLIGWCLAGGAATDHRILLVAGVMFLWQIPHFWLLQQRYRDEYRTARLPICDISRQARHAPLLPLWVTALAAAALFLPLFSVISPSRALWFMPLVLLLPVLTALRSDRLLFATLNLFPLLLTLSIWP